From the genome of Halomonas sp. I5-271120, one region includes:
- a CDS encoding cysteine desulfurase — protein sequence MTDFSDLMLDVAKVRSDFPILDREVHDKPLVYLDNAATCQTPRQVIEVFDDYYRHYNANIHRGLHTLSDEATSAFERARDKVRAFINAREIREIIFTRGTTEAINLVVNTWGRANLKAGDEVLISQLEHHSNIVPWQLLAKEIGFTIKVIPVDERGVLDQAAYRDLFTERTRLVAVNHVSNAFGTVNPVSEMASVAHSHGALILVDGAQAAPHEQVDVSAMDVDFYAFSGHKVYGPTGVGVLYGKAALLNAMPPWQGGGEMIKTVSFEAGSTFADIPHKFEAGTPAIAEVIALGAALDWVSGIGLPLIRAWEHRLTEHATRELSRIDGLRILGTAPGKAAVMSFVVEGAHSQDIGLLIDQLGVAIRTGHHCAQPLLAHFGVDATCRASFAAYNTPEEIDIFVESLERVIGMVR from the coding sequence ATGACTGACTTCAGTGACCTGATGCTGGACGTGGCCAAGGTACGCAGCGACTTCCCGATCCTTGACCGGGAGGTTCACGACAAGCCGCTGGTGTATCTCGACAACGCCGCCACCTGCCAGACGCCACGGCAGGTGATTGAGGTCTTCGACGACTACTATCGGCACTACAACGCCAATATCCATCGTGGCCTGCATACCCTGTCTGATGAGGCGACCTCTGCCTTCGAGCGTGCCCGTGACAAGGTGCGGGCCTTCATCAATGCCCGCGAGATCCGCGAGATCATCTTTACCCGTGGCACTACCGAGGCCATCAATCTGGTGGTCAACACCTGGGGCCGGGCCAATCTCAAGGCCGGCGATGAGGTGCTGATCTCGCAGCTAGAGCACCACTCGAACATCGTGCCCTGGCAGCTGCTGGCCAAGGAGATCGGCTTCACCATCAAGGTGATCCCGGTCGATGAGCGTGGCGTGCTCGATCAGGCCGCCTACCGTGATCTCTTCACCGAACGGACTCGCCTGGTGGCGGTGAACCACGTATCCAACGCCTTCGGCACCGTTAATCCGGTCTCCGAGATGGCAAGCGTGGCGCACTCCCATGGCGCCCTGATCCTGGTCGACGGTGCCCAGGCGGCGCCCCATGAGCAGGTCGATGTGTCGGCCATGGACGTCGACTTTTATGCGTTTTCCGGGCATAAGGTCTACGGGCCCACAGGCGTTGGTGTGCTCTACGGCAAAGCCGCCCTGTTGAACGCCATGCCGCCTTGGCAGGGTGGTGGCGAGATGATCAAGACCGTGTCCTTCGAGGCCGGCAGCACCTTTGCCGATATTCCCCACAAGTTCGAGGCTGGCACCCCGGCGATCGCCGAGGTGATCGCTCTGGGCGCGGCGCTCGATTGGGTGTCCGGCATCGGTCTGCCGCTGATCCGTGCCTGGGAGCATCGCCTCACCGAGCATGCTACGCGGGAGCTTTCGCGCATCGACGGCCTGCGGATTCTGGGCACCGCTCCCGGCAAGGCGGCCGTGATGTCCTTCGTGGTCGAGGGCGCCCACAGTCAGGACATCGGCCTGCTGATCGACCAGCTTGGCGTGGCGATTCGCACCGGTCATCACTGCGCCCAGCCGCTGCTCGCACACTTCGGTGTCGATGCCACCTGTCGCGCCTCCTTTGCCGCCTACAACACCCCCGAGGAGATCGACATCTTCGTCGAGTCTCTGGAGCGGGTGATCGGCATGGTGCGCTAA
- the sufD gene encoding Fe-S cluster assembly protein SufD has product MSDEQTFLDALSARGTRRGAEPTWIAARRQAGAARFEALGFPTRRDEAFKYTDVRAIARGDFTLAQDAQDVAPLSPATAAALTLPLEALRLTFVDGIFAPELSDLAALPAGVSVEPLSQALADNHEAVGGALGRLAGVDFSPFTALNTAFAEEGAVIRLAPGSVVETPILVQFLSRANATPLMSHPRVLIEAGARSQATVIEHQVGEEGAANFSNLVSEVMLERGAILTHYKLQEASLKDLHVSSLHIDQGRDSRFTSFNLNLGGSLVRNDIVAELNAQGAETNYFGLFFAQGRQHVDNHTLVNHNAPHTFSNENYKGILGDRAHGVFNGKVVVRRDSQKIEAHQSNANLLLSDRAEIDTKPELEIYADDVKCSHGATTGQLDEEAIFALRARGIGEETARGLLTLAFAGEVMDQVALDAVAERVERTVAGKLPERFNLAGLVEVAAALDEE; this is encoded by the coding sequence ATGAGCGACGAACAGACTTTTCTCGATGCACTGAGCGCACGCGGCACGCGCCGTGGCGCCGAGCCGACCTGGATTGCCGCCCGCCGTCAGGCTGGCGCGGCGCGCTTCGAGGCGCTGGGCTTCCCGACCCGCCGTGATGAGGCCTTCAAGTACACCGATGTGCGCGCCATCGCCCGCGGTGACTTTACCCTGGCTCAGGATGCGCAGGACGTGGCACCGCTGTCCCCCGCGACCGCCGCGGCCCTGACGTTGCCCCTCGAGGCGCTGCGCTTGACCTTCGTCGACGGCATTTTTGCGCCCGAGCTGTCTGACCTGGCGGCTCTGCCGGCCGGCGTCAGCGTCGAGCCGCTGTCCCAGGCACTGGCCGACAACCACGAAGCGGTGGGCGGTGCCCTTGGGCGCCTGGCCGGCGTCGATTTCTCGCCGTTCACGGCGCTCAATACCGCCTTCGCCGAAGAGGGTGCGGTGATTCGCCTGGCGCCGGGCTCGGTGGTCGAGACGCCGATCCTGGTGCAGTTCCTGTCCCGGGCCAATGCCACCCCGCTGATGAGTCATCCGCGGGTGCTGATCGAAGCCGGTGCACGTAGCCAGGCCACCGTGATCGAGCACCAGGTGGGCGAGGAGGGCGCTGCCAACTTCTCCAACCTGGTCTCCGAGGTGATGCTCGAGCGTGGCGCGATTCTGACGCACTACAAACTGCAGGAAGCATCGCTCAAGGACCTGCATGTCTCGAGCCTGCATATCGATCAGGGGCGCGACAGCCGCTTCACGTCCTTCAACCTGAACCTGGGCGGCTCGCTGGTGCGCAACGACATCGTCGCCGAGCTCAACGCCCAGGGTGCCGAGACCAACTACTTCGGTCTGTTCTTCGCCCAGGGTCGCCAGCACGTCGACAACCACACCCTGGTCAATCACAACGCGCCCCACACCTTCTCCAACGAGAATTACAAGGGCATTCTCGGCGATCGGGCCCATGGCGTCTTCAATGGCAAGGTGGTCGTGCGCCGCGACAGCCAGAAGATCGAAGCGCACCAGAGCAACGCCAACCTGCTGCTCTCCGACCGTGCCGAGATCGACACCAAGCCGGAACTCGAGATTTACGCCGACGACGTCAAATGCTCCCACGGGGCCACCACTGGCCAGCTCGACGAAGAAGCCATCTTCGCGCTGCGGGCTCGGGGCATCGGCGAAGAGACCGCCCGCGGCTTGCTGACCCTGGCCTTTGCCGGCGAAGTGATGGATCAGGTGGCGCTGGACGCCGTGGCCGAGCGCGTCGAGCGCACGGTGGCCGGCAAGCTGCCGGAGCGGTTCAATCTGGCCGGGCTGGTCGAGGTTGCCGCCGCCCTGGATGAGGAGTAA
- the sufC gene encoding Fe-S cluster assembly ATPase SufC: protein MLEVKDLHVTVEGKEILKGLSLTINPGEVHAIMGPNGAGKSTLSAVIAGKDGYEVTSGSITFEGKDVLEMDIEERACAGLLLGFQYPVEIPGVKNIYLLKAALNAQRAARGEDEMPAPEFMKLVREKIKFMKMDSSFLQRAVNEGFSGGEKKRNEILQMLLLEPKLAMLDEIDSGLDIDAMKVVADGVNSLRDANRAILMVTHYQRLLDHIVPDVVHVLVDGRIVKTGGKELALELESRGYEWVLEESAA from the coding sequence ATGCTCGAAGTCAAGGACCTGCACGTCACGGTGGAAGGCAAGGAAATCCTCAAGGGCCTCTCGCTGACCATCAATCCTGGTGAGGTGCATGCCATCATGGGCCCCAACGGGGCCGGCAAGTCGACCCTGTCGGCGGTCATCGCCGGCAAGGACGGCTATGAGGTAACCAGCGGTTCGATCACCTTCGAAGGCAAGGACGTGCTGGAGATGGACATCGAGGAGCGTGCCTGTGCTGGCCTGCTGCTCGGCTTCCAGTATCCGGTCGAGATCCCCGGGGTGAAGAACATCTACCTGCTCAAGGCGGCGCTGAATGCTCAGCGCGCAGCCCGCGGCGAAGACGAGATGCCGGCACCGGAGTTCATGAAGCTGGTGCGGGAAAAGATCAAGTTCATGAAGATGGACTCGAGCTTCCTGCAGCGCGCCGTCAATGAAGGTTTCTCCGGTGGCGAGAAGAAGCGCAACGAGATCCTCCAGATGCTGCTGCTCGAGCCCAAGCTCGCCATGCTCGACGAGATCGACTCCGGCCTGGATATCGACGCCATGAAGGTGGTCGCCGACGGCGTCAACTCTCTGCGTGACGCCAATCGCGCCATCCTGATGGTCACTCACTACCAGCGCCTGCTCGATCATATCGTGCCGGACGTGGTGCATGTGCTGGTCGACGGACGCATCGTCAAGACCGGCGGCAAGGAGCTGGCCCTGGAACTCGAATCGCGCGGCTACGAATGGGTCCTGGAGGAATCCGCGGCATGA
- the sufB gene encoding Fe-S cluster assembly protein SufB, with product MASEEMEQLVRREYTQGFVTDIESDTMPPGLDENTIAFISKKKGEPEWMLEWRLKAYHQWLKMTSPSWAHLDYPPIDYQAISYYSAPKKDEDRPQSLDEVDPKLLETYEKLGIPLHERAALAGVAVDAVFDSVSVTTTFKDKLAEAGVIFCSISEAIRDYPELIKQYLGSVVPAADNYFAALNSAVFTDGSFVFVPEGVTCPMELSTYFRINAANTGQFERTLIICEKQAQVSYLEGCTAPQRDENQLHAAVVELVALEDAYIKYSTVQNWYPGDEDGKGGIYNFVTKRGDCRGDRSRISWTQVETGSAITWKYPSCVLRGRDSIGEFYSVAVTNGRQQADTGTKMIHIGEGTRSSIISKGISAGRSNQSYRGLVKIGPRAKGARNFTQCDSLLIGDQCGAHTFPYQEIGNSTATVEHEATTSKIGEDQLFYCQSRGISEEDAVSMIVNGFCKDVFQELPMEFAVEAEALLNVTLEGAVG from the coding sequence ATGGCAAGTGAAGAAATGGAGCAGCTTGTCCGTCGCGAATATACCCAAGGGTTCGTGACAGACATCGAAAGCGACACGATGCCGCCTGGCCTCGATGAGAACACCATCGCCTTCATCTCGAAGAAGAAGGGCGAGCCCGAGTGGATGCTCGAGTGGCGTCTCAAGGCCTACCATCAGTGGTTGAAGATGACGTCACCCTCCTGGGCGCATCTGGATTATCCTCCCATCGACTACCAGGCGATCTCCTACTACAGCGCGCCTAAGAAGGACGAAGATCGTCCGCAGAGCCTCGACGAGGTCGATCCCAAGCTGCTCGAAACCTACGAGAAGCTGGGCATTCCGCTGCACGAGCGGGCCGCACTGGCGGGCGTCGCCGTGGACGCGGTCTTCGACTCGGTGTCCGTGACCACCACCTTCAAGGACAAGCTGGCCGAGGCCGGGGTGATCTTCTGCTCGATCTCGGAGGCCATCCGCGATTACCCGGAGCTGATCAAGCAGTACCTGGGCAGCGTGGTGCCAGCTGCAGACAACTACTTCGCGGCGCTCAACTCCGCGGTCTTCACCGACGGTTCCTTCGTCTTCGTGCCGGAAGGCGTGACCTGCCCGATGGAGCTTTCCACCTATTTCCGTATCAACGCCGCCAACACCGGGCAGTTCGAGCGCACCCTGATCATCTGCGAGAAGCAGGCCCAGGTCTCCTATCTCGAGGGCTGCACCGCGCCTCAGCGTGATGAAAACCAGCTGCACGCAGCGGTGGTCGAACTGGTGGCGCTGGAAGATGCCTACATCAAGTACTCCACGGTGCAGAACTGGTACCCGGGCGATGAAGATGGCAAGGGCGGTATCTACAACTTCGTGACCAAGCGCGGTGATTGCCGCGGCGACCGCTCGCGTATCAGTTGGACCCAGGTCGAGACCGGCTCGGCGATCACCTGGAAGTACCCGTCCTGCGTGCTGCGCGGCCGCGACAGCATCGGCGAGTTCTATTCGGTGGCGGTGACCAACGGCCGTCAGCAGGCCGATACCGGCACCAAGATGATTCACATCGGCGAGGGTACCCGCTCCAGCATCATCTCCAAGGGCATTTCCGCCGGGCGCAGCAACCAGTCCTATCGTGGCCTGGTCAAGATCGGCCCACGGGCCAAGGGCGCGCGCAACTTCACCCAGTGTGATTCGCTGCTGATCGGTGATCAGTGTGGCGCTCACACCTTCCCCTATCAGGAAATTGGCAACAGCACCGCCACCGTCGAGCACGAGGCGACCACCTCGAAGATCGGCGAGGACCAGCTGTTCTACTGCCAGAGCCGAGGTATCTCCGAGGAAGATGCGGTCAGCATGATCGTCAACGGCTTCTGCAAGGACGTCTTCCAGGAGCTGCCGATGGAGTTCGCCGTCGAAGCTGAAGCGCTGCTCAACGTGACATTGGAAGGTGCCGTCGGCTAA
- a CDS encoding SUF system Fe-S cluster assembly regulator yields MLKLSRLTDYAAVVMAQIARHPEQPHAAAELAEAVQLPHPTVSKTLKMLVRAGLLLSQRGAQGGYRLARPASQISAIDIITAIEGPVAMTECSQDDGDCELAATCGVSDNWQRVSLAVRALLDSVTLAHLAETTPIKLPVRLPIQSVTLASEAGR; encoded by the coding sequence ATGCTGAAACTGTCCCGTTTGACCGATTACGCCGCCGTTGTCATGGCGCAGATCGCTCGTCATCCGGAGCAGCCGCATGCCGCCGCTGAATTGGCTGAGGCGGTCCAGCTGCCGCACCCTACGGTGAGCAAGACGCTGAAGATGCTGGTTCGTGCAGGGCTGTTGCTGTCTCAGCGCGGCGCGCAGGGCGGCTATCGCCTGGCGCGGCCCGCTTCCCAGATCAGCGCCATCGATATCATCACTGCCATCGAAGGCCCGGTGGCGATGACCGAGTGCAGTCAGGACGACGGCGACTGCGAGCTGGCCGCCACCTGCGGGGTATCCGACAACTGGCAGCGGGTGTCACTTGCCGTGCGCGCCCTGCTCGACAGCGTGACCCTGGCGCATCTGGCCGAAACCACGCCGATCAAGTTGCCGGTCAGGCTTCCCATTCAATCCGTGACCCTGGCCAGCGAGGCCGGTCGCTAA
- a CDS encoding adenylosuccinate synthase, producing the protein MGKNVVVLGTQWGDEGKGKVVDLLTESAAAVVRFQGGHNAGHTLVIDGEKTVLHLIPSGILRDDKTCVIGNGVVLSPEALIKEIRELEAKGVPVRERLRLSPACPLILSYHVRLDQAREKARGVAKIGTTGRGIGPAYEDKVARRGLRLGDLQHRERFASKLGEVLDYHNFVLTKYHGEEPVDFQQVLDEAMQMGEDLRPMVCDTVGLVHDFRKAGENILFEGAQGSLLDIDHGTYPFVTSSNTTAGGTATGSGVGPLYLDYVLGITKAYTTRVGSGPFPTELFDDHGRHLAEKGHEFGATTGRARRCGWFDAVALRHAVQINSVSGLCLTKLDVLDGLENIRVCIGYRSKDGDVLDTPVDSEGYEAIEPLYHDLPGWSESTLGVKRVEDLPDNARGYIRFLEEQVGTPIDIISTGPDRNETIVLRNPFDA; encoded by the coding sequence ATGGGCAAGAACGTAGTCGTACTGGGCACCCAGTGGGGTGACGAAGGCAAGGGCAAGGTCGTCGACCTGCTGACCGAATCGGCCGCTGCGGTGGTGCGTTTCCAAGGCGGGCACAATGCCGGTCATACGCTGGTCATCGACGGTGAAAAAACCGTCCTGCACCTGATTCCGTCCGGTATTCTGCGGGACGACAAGACCTGCGTGATCGGCAACGGCGTGGTGCTGTCGCCGGAGGCGCTGATCAAGGAAATCCGCGAGCTGGAAGCCAAGGGCGTTCCGGTGCGTGAGCGCCTGCGCCTGTCGCCGGCCTGCCCGCTGATCCTGTCCTATCACGTGCGGCTGGACCAGGCGCGCGAGAAGGCGCGCGGCGTGGCCAAGATCGGCACCACTGGTCGCGGGATCGGCCCGGCCTATGAAGATAAGGTCGCTCGTCGCGGCCTGCGCCTTGGGGATCTGCAGCACCGTGAGCGCTTCGCCTCCAAGCTCGGCGAGGTGCTGGACTATCACAATTTCGTGCTGACCAAGTATCACGGTGAAGAGCCGGTCGATTTCCAGCAGGTGCTCGACGAGGCCATGCAGATGGGTGAGGACCTGCGCCCGATGGTCTGCGACACCGTGGGTCTGGTCCACGACTTCCGCAAGGCCGGCGAGAACATTCTCTTCGAGGGGGCTCAGGGCTCGCTGCTGGATATCGACCACGGTACCTATCCGTTCGTGACCAGTTCCAACACCACGGCTGGTGGCACTGCTACCGGCTCCGGCGTTGGCCCGCTGTATCTCGATTATGTGCTGGGCATCACCAAGGCTTACACCACGCGTGTCGGCTCCGGTCCATTCCCCACCGAGCTCTTCGATGATCACGGTCGCCACCTGGCCGAGAAAGGCCACGAGTTCGGCGCGACCACCGGTCGCGCGCGTCGCTGTGGCTGGTTCGATGCCGTGGCCCTGCGCCATGCGGTGCAGATCAATTCGGTCTCTGGCCTGTGTCTGACCAAGCTCGATGTGCTCGACGGTCTGGAGAACATCCGTGTCTGCATCGGCTATCGCAGCAAGGATGGCGACGTGCTGGATACGCCGGTGGACTCCGAAGGGTATGAGGCCATCGAGCCGCTCTACCACGACCTGCCGGGCTGGAGCGAGTCGACCCTGGGCGTCAAGCGCGTCGAGGATCTGCCGGACAATGCCCGTGGCTATATCCGCTTCCTGGAAGAGCAGGTGGGTACGCCCATCGACATCATCTCTACCGGGCCGGATCGCAACGAGACCATTGTCCTGCGTAATCCGTTCGACGCCTGA
- a CDS encoding ATP phosphoribosyltransferase regulatory subunit, with amino-acid sequence MTIADRWLLPDGMDEVLPPQAARMEELRRALLDLYHRWGYDQVMPPPLEFLDSLLTGTGTDLDLQTFKLTDQLTGRMMGASADVTPQVARMDAHSLKRQGPVRLCYCTNVLRAKSDQHQGSRSPVQVGVELFGHAGLEADLEILRLALGSVKAAGAGEVHLALGHIGLYRSLVQAAELEHAEERAIFAALELKSPGELASCVESSVKDPALAEMFLALVELHGGREVLDEARSAFAEAPAPVAAALDQLSALCEGVAAADPQLDIYIDLAELRGYEYHTGMMFAAYVPGYGQALAKGGRYDDTGRAFGRARPATGFSMDLKLLATLDEQQPPCDGIWAPADDAPGLAQAVQGLREAGERVVQALPGQRTGPAEHRCDRQLVHMGDDWQVSHLA; translated from the coding sequence ATGACCATCGCTGACCGCTGGTTGCTCCCCGACGGCATGGATGAAGTGTTGCCGCCCCAGGCGGCGCGCATGGAAGAGCTTCGTCGGGCGTTGCTCGACCTCTACCATCGCTGGGGGTATGACCAGGTGATGCCGCCCCCCCTCGAGTTTCTCGACTCGTTGCTGACCGGCACCGGCACCGACCTCGACCTGCAGACCTTCAAGCTGACCGACCAGCTCACCGGGCGCATGATGGGCGCCAGTGCCGACGTCACACCTCAGGTGGCGCGCATGGATGCCCACTCATTGAAGCGCCAAGGACCCGTGCGGCTTTGCTACTGCACCAACGTGCTGCGGGCCAAGTCTGACCAGCACCAGGGAAGCCGAAGCCCGGTGCAGGTTGGCGTCGAGCTGTTCGGCCACGCCGGTCTCGAGGCGGACCTGGAAATCCTTCGCCTGGCGCTGGGTAGCGTCAAGGCGGCCGGTGCCGGCGAAGTCCACCTGGCGCTGGGCCATATCGGCCTCTATCGCAGCCTGGTGCAGGCTGCCGAGCTGGAGCATGCCGAGGAGCGCGCGATCTTCGCGGCCCTGGAGCTCAAGTCACCGGGCGAGCTGGCCTCCTGCGTCGAGTCAAGCGTCAAGGATCCGGCGCTTGCCGAGATGTTCCTCGCGCTGGTCGAGCTGCACGGCGGTCGCGAAGTGCTCGACGAGGCGCGAAGCGCTTTCGCCGAGGCGCCGGCGCCTGTCGCTGCTGCCCTGGACCAGCTGTCGGCGCTGTGCGAAGGCGTAGCGGCGGCCGACCCGCAGCTCGATATCTACATCGATCTTGCCGAGCTGCGCGGCTATGAATATCACACCGGCATGATGTTCGCCGCCTATGTGCCGGGCTATGGCCAGGCGCTAGCCAAGGGCGGACGCTATGACGATACTGGGCGGGCCTTCGGGCGTGCTCGCCCGGCCACCGGTTTCTCGATGGACCTCAAACTACTGGCGACCCTGGACGAACAGCAGCCCCCCTGCGACGGTATCTGGGCCCCGGCCGACGATGCCCCGGGCCTGGCCCAGGCCGTGCAAGGCCTGCGTGAGGCCGGCGAGCGCGTGGTGCAGGCCCTGCCAGGCCAGCGCACCGGGCCCGCCGAGCACCGCTGCGATCGCCAGCTGGTGCACATGGGCGATGACTGGCAGGTGTCTCACCTGGCCTGA
- the hflC gene encoding protease modulator HflC, giving the protein MINNRSLLIVGGLAAVAWLASNSLYIVDETQRAVKLRFGEVIEENIQPGLHVKIPITQTVRTFDTRVLTLDTDASRYLTLEQKAVIVDSYVKWQVVNPTRYYEATAGDEMMAVRLIQPRVDESLRNEFGRLNLQQIISERRDDLMTAPTKELDNLMRDELGVAIRDIRVKRIDLPEDVSSAVYSRMRSERERQAREWRAQGQEEAERIRANADRRRQVLLAQAQSRSETLRGEGDAEAAAIYSDAYQQDEEFYSFWRSLDAYRESFSSGGNMMVLDPSSDFFRYLKSPSPQGGE; this is encoded by the coding sequence ATGATCAATAATCGCTCCCTGCTGATCGTCGGCGGCCTCGCAGCCGTCGCCTGGTTGGCCAGCAACAGCCTGTACATCGTCGATGAAACCCAGCGCGCGGTGAAGCTGCGCTTCGGTGAGGTCATCGAGGAGAACATTCAGCCTGGCCTTCACGTGAAGATTCCGATTACCCAGACGGTACGGACCTTCGATACCCGTGTGCTGACGCTGGATACCGACGCCAGCCGCTACCTGACACTCGAGCAGAAAGCGGTCATCGTCGACTCCTACGTCAAGTGGCAGGTGGTCAACCCGACCCGCTACTACGAGGCTACCGCCGGGGACGAGATGATGGCCGTACGCCTGATTCAGCCCCGCGTCGACGAGAGCCTGCGTAACGAGTTCGGTCGCCTGAACCTGCAGCAGATCATCTCCGAGCGTCGTGATGACCTGATGACCGCGCCGACCAAGGAACTCGACAACCTGATGCGTGACGAGCTGGGTGTGGCGATTCGCGATATTCGCGTCAAGCGTATCGATCTGCCCGAGGATGTGTCCTCCGCGGTCTACTCGCGGATGCGCTCCGAGCGTGAGCGTCAGGCACGGGAATGGCGCGCGCAGGGCCAGGAAGAGGCCGAGCGTATTCGCGCCAATGCCGATCGTCGCCGCCAGGTGCTGCTGGCGCAGGCTCAGTCGCGCTCCGAGACCCTTCGTGGCGAGGGTGATGCCGAGGCCGCCGCGATCTACTCGGATGCCTACCAGCAGGATGAGGAGTTCTACTCCTTCTGGCGCAGCCTCGATGCCTACCGCGAGAGCTTCAGCAGTGGTGGCAACATGATGGTGCTCGACCCGTCGAGCGACTTCTTCCGCTACCTCAAGAGCCCGTCACCTCAAGGCGGGGAATGA
- the hflK gene encoding FtsH protease activity modulator HflK, which produces MAWNEPGGGKQHDPWSGGGRRGGNGGGNNGGGGNNQGPPDLDEALKKFQDKINSLLGGRGKRSGGGGNSGGGRRNTFALPGLLIVIALAVWAASGFYLVDQSERGVVLRFGKFQEIVTPGLHWNPPLVDDVRMVNVTRVRSLTQTQSMLTQDENIVSVEISAQYQVSNPRDFVLNVRNPEVSLENALDSALRHVVGGTEMIDILTSGREILGSAVSSRLQSYLDSYGTGLLLQTINIESTAPPDAVQDAFDDVIRAREDRQRTINEAMAYANAIIPAAQGQAQRLLEQGQGYRESVVAEAQGKANRFNSLLTQYKGAPGVMRERLYLDTMSDVLGRTDKVLVDADSSPMMYLPLDQLRSGSKSGQNGQNNQDANAQNVDPQLLERLRGQGQQSNRSSSSSNSTSGIQREGR; this is translated from the coding sequence ATGGCTTGGAATGAGCCTGGTGGAGGCAAGCAGCATGACCCCTGGAGTGGGGGCGGCCGACGCGGCGGTAATGGCGGCGGCAATAATGGGGGCGGAGGCAACAATCAGGGGCCTCCCGACCTCGATGAAGCCCTGAAGAAATTCCAGGACAAGATCAACAGCCTCCTGGGCGGCCGCGGCAAGCGCAGCGGTGGCGGTGGCAACTCGGGAGGCGGTCGTCGCAACACCTTCGCTCTGCCGGGTCTGTTGATCGTGATCGCGTTGGCCGTGTGGGCAGCCTCCGGGTTCTACCTGGTCGACCAGTCAGAGCGTGGCGTGGTGCTGCGCTTCGGTAAGTTCCAGGAAATCGTCACGCCGGGCCTGCACTGGAATCCGCCGCTGGTGGATGACGTGCGCATGGTCAACGTGACTCGTGTGCGTTCGCTGACGCAGACGCAGTCGATGCTGACGCAGGACGAGAATATCGTTTCCGTCGAGATATCGGCTCAGTACCAGGTCTCCAATCCGCGTGACTTCGTGCTCAATGTCCGCAATCCCGAAGTCAGCCTCGAGAATGCTCTGGACTCCGCCCTGCGTCATGTGGTCGGCGGTACCGAGATGATCGATATCCTGACCTCCGGACGTGAGATCCTCGGCAGTGCGGTAAGCAGCCGTTTGCAGTCCTACCTGGACAGCTATGGCACGGGGCTGCTCTTGCAGACCATCAACATCGAATCGACTGCGCCGCCGGATGCCGTGCAGGACGCCTTCGATGACGTGATTCGTGCTCGTGAGGATCGCCAGCGCACCATCAACGAAGCCATGGCGTATGCCAACGCGATCATTCCCGCGGCTCAGGGTCAGGCACAGCGTCTGCTCGAACAGGGCCAGGGCTATCGCGAATCGGTAGTAGCCGAGGCTCAGGGTAAGGCCAACCGCTTCAACTCGCTGCTGACCCAGTACAAGGGTGCACCGGGCGTGATGCGTGAGCGTCTCTACCTCGACACCATGAGCGACGTCTTGGGCCGTACCGACAAGGTGCTGGTCGATGCCGATTCGAGCCCGATGATGTACCTGCCGCTGGATCAGCTGCGTTCAGGCAGCAAGTCGGGGCAGAACGGCCAGAACAACCAGGATGCCAATGCTCAGAATGTCGACCCTCAGCTGCTGGAGCGCCTGCGTGGCCAGGGCCAGCAGTCCAATCGCAGTTCAAGTTCCAGCAATAGCACCAGCGGTATCCAGAGGGAGGGCCGGTAA